A region from the Engraulis encrasicolus isolate BLACKSEA-1 chromosome 18, IST_EnEncr_1.0, whole genome shotgun sequence genome encodes:
- the agxtb gene encoding alanine--glyoxylate and serine--pyruvate aminotransferase b, with amino-acid sequence MMHRALISRGARLVQQASAETALLARTTPAAISCSQNRPASSVTIPPPACMLRPLEAPFRYLFGPGPSNVPPRVLAAGGRPIIGHLHPEMYEIMNDIKKGIQYVFQTQNNMTLAMSGSGHAAMECAVFNTVEPGETVLVAVNGIWGERVAEIADRMGAKVVNMVKTPGEYFSNQEIEQALAKHKPVLFFLTHGESSAGLAHPVDGIGDLCRKHNCLFLVDSVASLGATPLLMDQQNIDILYTGSQKALNAPPGTAPISFNERACDKMFNRKTKPVSYMLDMTHLSNYWGNDGKPARVYHHTGPVSGFFALRESLAIVAEKGLEESWRHHREVAEYLWKGLEDLGLKLFIKDKDLRLPSVTTIAIPEGYDWREMLAYIMKNHQMEMTGGLGPSIGMVMRVGLMGYNCNKANADMALRALADALQNCKKSRG; translated from the exons ATGATGCACAGGGCTCTGATCTCCCGGGGCGCGCGGCTGGTCCAGCAGGCCTCAGCCGAAACAGCCCTACTCGCGCGCACCACTCCGGCAGCAATATCATGTTCTCAAAACCGACCGGCATCCTCCGTCACCATCCCTCCCCCCGCGTGCATGCTGAGGCCTCTGGAGGCACCTTTCCGGTACCTGTTCGGGCCCGGCCCTTCCAATGTCCCCCCGCGTGTCCTGGCAGCGGGAGGAAGACCCATCATCGGTCACTTACACCCAGAGATGTAcgag ATTATGAACGACATCAAGAAAGGAATCCAGTACGTCTTCCAGACACAGAACAACATGACGCTGGCCATGAGCGGTTCGGGCCACGCGGCCATGGAGTGCGCCGTGTTCAACACGGTGGAGCCGGGAGAGACCGTGCTGGTGGCGGTTAACGGCATCTGGGGAGAGCGCGTGGCGGAGATCGCTGACAGAATGG GTGCTAAAGTCGTCAACATGGTGAAAACTCCAGGGGAATACTTCAGCAATCAAGAAATCGAACAG gccttGGCCAAACACAAGCCTGTGCTCTTCTTCCTGACACATGGGGAGTCATCGGCCGGCCTTGCCCACCCAGTGGATGGCATTGGAGACCTGTGTCGCAA ACACAACTGCCTTTTCCTGGTGGACTCAGTAGCATCACTAGGGGCTACACCCTTGCTTATGGACCAGCAAA aTATTGACATCCTCTACACTGGCTCCCAAAAGGCACTGAATGCCCCGCCAGGCACTGCACCCATCTCCTTCAACGAGAGAGCCTg TGATAAGATGTTCAACAGGAAAACCAAACCTGTCTCCTACATGCTGGACATGACACACCTATCCAACTACTGGGGCAACGATGGCAAACCAGCCAGAGT GTATCATCACACAGGTCCTGTTTCCGGGTTCTTTGCTTTGAGGGAGAGTCTTGCCATTGTGGCAGAGAAG GGGCTGGAGGAGTCCTGGAGGCATCATCGCGAGGTAGCCGAGTACCTCTGGAAAGGACTGGAGGACCTGGGTCTTAAACTCTTCATCAAGGACAAG gacttGCGTCTGCCCTCAGTGACGACCATCGCCATCCCTGAGGGTTACGACTGGAGGGAGATGCTGGCCTACATCATGAAGAACCACCAGATGGAGATGACAGGAGGGCTGGGACCTTCTATTGGCAtg